The Psychrobacter arenosus region GACCGGTATTCATGCCCAGAGTGAATAGCGATAATCTAGTAAAGACGGATATGGTGCACTTTGAGCGTCATGTAGGTTTTTCCAGCAAGCAAAAGAAAAAATCTATCAATGACCATCACAGTGTCATCCGCAAAAAATATGGCTTTAAAAATGTCTTAGAGCTATCGAGTAAGTCTAAAGATAAACTTGGTATTTCCCTAAGCTCAGTTTATTTAAAGCTTACAGATGATAAAACTGGTGAGCAATATAGCGTTGAGAATGCTTTTCAAAGCAGCAAAGTGTTTGAGAATGGCGGGCCTTTTAGAGACTTACTCACTGTATCACCGCGTCAAGCTAGAAAGGATGAGCGTCTGCATAATTCTGGGGCATTAACAGGCTATGATTATTTTGGCATGGAGTGGGATGTAGGGCCATTAACCACTTTTTATGATTGGTTATATGTGAACGCCCTCAATCAAAATACGCAACTTCATGAAGAGGTGATGCAGTATCAGGCCTTTACCGATATGGAATTTAACCCGAAGAAATCTATCCATTGCCAGGCTTATTCTTTAGCAATGTTTGTGGCGCTAAAAAAGCGGGATTTACTGGATAAAATTGCAGACCCCGTAGACTTTTTTGAGCTATATAGCGAGTTTGATATCAGTAATACTGAGCACTTGTTAGAAGACGGTTGGTTCTAATAAGACGCTAATAAAACTTTATTGGTTATTTCTTTTCTATAAATCATAGGGCGGCATAAATTATTCTTAGCCACCCTATTTTTTTATTTTTTAAATCTATGCGTTATCCTACCTAGACGGCTGGACTGACCACCAGCACATTCTCTAAATTCTGCCAAACCGCATCTACGCTATCCGCAGGTGTCTCGATACACAGCACAATCAAATCCCACTCGCTA contains the following coding sequences:
- a CDS encoding DarT1-associated NADAR antitoxin family protein, coding for MMNTPMEKRPVFMPRVNSDNLVKTDMVHFERHVGFSSKQKKKSINDHHSVIRKKYGFKNVLELSSKSKDKLGISLSSVYLKLTDDKTGEQYSVENAFQSSKVFENGGPFRDLLTVSPRQARKDERLHNSGALTGYDYFGMEWDVGPLTTFYDWLYVNALNQNTQLHEEVMQYQAFTDMEFNPKKSIHCQAYSLAMFVALKKRDLLDKIADPVDFFELYSEFDISNTEHLLEDGWF